One Clostridium sp. CM027 genomic window carries:
- a CDS encoding NAD(P)/FAD-dependent oxidoreductase gives MQEYDLIIIGGGPAGLAAAVSAKDQGINSILIIERDNQLGGILNQCIHNGFGLHTFKEELTGPEYSQRFIDKVIALNIEYRLNTMVLDVNDNKQVTAVNTEDGILELQAKAVILAMGCRERPRGALNIPGARCAGIYTAGTAQKYVNVEGLMPGKEVVILGSGDIGLIMARRMTLEGANVKACVELMPHSSGLKRNIVQCLDDFNIPLKLSHTITNIHGHDRLCGVTIAQVDDHRKPIKGTEEYIACDTLLLSVGLLPENELSRKANVKLSRVTGGPEVDESMQTSISGIFTCGNVLHVHDLVDNVTTESYTAGRNASDYIKGIYHAGKSIEIFATDGVRYTVPSTINPENIDNIIDVRFRVGEVHKSAYISVYFDDVREMHLKKKILTPGEMESVKLTKAVFDKYSNCKKITIKVEKE, from the coding sequence ATGCAAGAATATGATTTAATCATAATTGGTGGAGGTCCAGCAGGCCTTGCAGCTGCAGTTTCTGCAAAGGATCAAGGGATAAACAGCATTTTAATTATAGAAAGAGATAATCAATTAGGTGGTATTCTCAATCAATGTATTCATAATGGTTTTGGTCTTCACACATTTAAAGAAGAACTTACTGGTCCTGAGTATTCTCAACGATTTATTGACAAGGTTATTGCACTTAATATCGAGTATAGGTTAAATACCATGGTTCTAGATGTAAATGATAATAAACAAGTTACTGCTGTAAATACAGAAGATGGTATATTGGAGCTCCAGGCAAAAGCAGTTATACTTGCAATGGGATGCAGAGAAAGACCAAGAGGAGCTTTAAACATACCAGGTGCAAGATGCGCAGGTATTTATACAGCTGGAACAGCTCAAAAATATGTTAATGTTGAGGGTCTAATGCCAGGAAAAGAAGTAGTAATACTTGGTTCTGGAGATATCGGACTTATAATGGCAAGACGAATGACCCTCGAAGGTGCAAATGTAAAGGCTTGTGTAGAACTAATGCCTCATTCAAGTGGACTTAAGAGAAATATTGTACAATGCTTAGACGATTTTAATATTCCTTTAAAATTAAGCCACACTATAACAAATATACATGGGCATGATAGACTTTGCGGAGTTACTATAGCTCAAGTTGATGACCATAGAAAACCAATTAAGGGAACTGAGGAATACATTGCTTGTGATACATTACTTTTATCTGTTGGCCTTCTACCCGAAAATGAACTTTCTAGAAAAGCTAATGTTAAACTTTCCAGAGTTACTGGGGGTCCTGAGGTAGATGAAAGCATGCAGACGAGCATTTCTGGAATATTTACCTGTGGCAATGTGCTTCACGTTCATGATTTAGTAGATAATGTAACCACTGAAAGCTACACTGCTGGTAGAAATGCTTCTGATTACATAAAAGGAATTTACCATGCCGGAAAGAGTATTGAGATCTTCGCGACAGACGGAGTTAGGTATACAGTACCAAGTACTATCAATCCTGAAAATATCGATAACATAATAGATGTTAGATTTAGGGTTGGTGAGGTACATAAATCTGCTTATATATCTGTTTATTTTGATGATGTGCGCGAAATGCATTTAAAGAAAAAGATTCTTACACCAGGCG